In Desulfobacterales bacterium, a single genomic region encodes these proteins:
- a CDS encoding acetate--CoA ligase family protein: MDKLDAIFSPESVAVVGASTTPGKVGHDIFANILRGGFTGTLYPVNPNARSILSVRAYPNIREIPDAVDLGIIILPPKLALDAVAESIEKGVKGVVIVSAGFREVGGKGRETEDRIVDLCREAGIRLVGPNCLGVINPLPAVRLNASFSARMPAAGNISFISQSGALCTAVLDFAADRDFGFSKFISIGNKADVDELDLLRYLHEDVDTEVIMIYLEELRRGPEFIEAVKEITSGDRRPTPVLVIKSGRTSAGAMAAASHTGALAGTEAVYDAIFQQAGIIRVDSIDELFDFATAFAYRNENELGKLRRKVPGGNRVAIVTNAGGPGIVATDMTVSSGLVLAKFKEETTESLASHLPFTANVHNPVDVIGDAAQDRYENALGAVIKDEGVDGALVILTPQSMTNVLGTAEAIVRIARRSPKPILCCFMGIIDVSAGVKYLQEHGIPVFRFPENAAKAFGALYRYSNWLNRQHLAQFSLKTDKACAQQIIADSLSAGKTHLGELDGAELLECYGFNVLPVRLATGEAEAVGFAEEMSFPVVMKIVSDQILHKTDAGGVVVGIENRERVKKAYHQIMEGAKKYNPNAVIKGVLVEKMATPGVEVILGMNHYPIFGPLLMCGLGGIFVELFQDVVFRLAPIQRNEARRMVRSIRGYKLFQGFRGKPKADIESIEKAMVRLSEMVINHPEISEMDINPLLVHPEGQGATVADCRIILKQPDGSEK, translated from the coding sequence ATGGACAAACTAGATGCTATTTTTTCGCCGGAATCGGTTGCCGTTGTCGGCGCCTCCACGACCCCCGGCAAAGTCGGCCACGATATTTTTGCCAATATTTTACGGGGTGGTTTTACCGGGACCCTATATCCCGTCAATCCCAACGCGCGTTCGATTTTAAGCGTGCGGGCCTACCCCAATATCAGGGAAATTCCCGATGCCGTTGACCTGGGGATCATCATTCTGCCGCCCAAGCTCGCGCTGGATGCGGTTGCAGAAAGCATTGAAAAGGGGGTGAAGGGGGTTGTGATTGTTTCAGCCGGCTTTCGCGAGGTCGGCGGCAAAGGCCGCGAGACCGAGGACCGCATTGTGGATTTATGCCGCGAGGCGGGGATTCGCCTGGTAGGGCCCAACTGCCTGGGGGTGATCAATCCGCTGCCGGCGGTGCGCCTGAATGCCAGTTTTTCGGCACGGATGCCGGCGGCCGGCAATATTTCATTTATATCCCAGAGCGGGGCTTTGTGCACGGCCGTCCTGGACTTTGCGGCGGACCGGGATTTCGGATTTTCGAAATTCATCTCCATCGGCAACAAGGCGGATGTGGACGAACTCGATCTCCTGCGCTATCTGCATGAAGACGTCGATACCGAAGTGATCATGATTTATCTGGAAGAACTGCGCCGCGGCCCTGAATTTATAGAGGCCGTAAAGGAGATAACTTCCGGCGACCGGCGCCCCACGCCGGTCCTGGTGATCAAATCCGGGCGCACCAGCGCGGGCGCCATGGCGGCAGCTTCCCACACCGGCGCCCTGGCCGGAACCGAGGCCGTGTATGACGCCATCTTTCAGCAGGCCGGCATCATCCGGGTCGATTCCATTGATGAGCTTTTCGATTTTGCAACAGCCTTTGCCTACCGCAACGAAAATGAACTGGGCAAGCTGCGGCGCAAAGTACCGGGGGGCAATCGGGTCGCCATCGTTACCAATGCCGGCGGTCCGGGAATTGTCGCCACGGACATGACGGTGTCGTCCGGGTTGGTGCTTGCCAAATTCAAGGAAGAGACCACCGAGTCCCTTGCCAGCCACCTGCCGTTTACCGCCAATGTGCACAATCCCGTGGATGTCATCGGCGACGCTGCCCAGGATCGCTATGAAAATGCTCTGGGTGCCGTCATTAAGGACGAAGGGGTTGACGGCGCGCTGGTGATCCTGACGCCCCAGTCCATGACCAATGTGCTGGGGACGGCCGAAGCCATTGTTCGGATCGCCCGGCGATCCCCCAAGCCGATTCTGTGCTGCTTTATGGGGATCATCGATGTTTCGGCCGGCGTGAAATACTTGCAGGAGCACGGCATTCCGGTTTTCCGCTTTCCGGAAAATGCCGCCAAGGCTTTTGGCGCCCTCTATCGCTATTCCAACTGGCTGAACCGGCAGCACCTGGCCCAGTTCAGTCTGAAAACGGACAAGGCCTGCGCGCAGCAAATCATTGCCGACAGCCTGTCGGCCGGCAAAACCCATCTGGGAGAGCTGGACGGGGCCGAACTGCTGGAATGCTACGGCTTTAATGTGCTGCCGGTGCGTCTGGCCACGGGCGAAGCAGAAGCCGTCGGTTTTGCCGAGGAGATGTCGTTTCCGGTGGTCATGAAAATTGTGTCCGACCAGATTTTGCACAAGACAGATGCCGGCGGTGTGGTGGTGGGGATAGAAAATCGTGAACGTGTCAAGAAGGCTTATCATCAGATTATGGAAGGGGCTAAAAAATATAACCCCAATGCCGTCATCAAAGGCGTCCTTGTTGAAAAAATGGCAACCCCGGGCGTTGAGGTCATTCTAGGGATGAACCACTATCCGATTTTCGGACCGCTTTTGATGTGCGGCCTGGGGGGTATTTTTGTTGAACTTTTTCAGGATGTGGTTTTTCGCCTGGCCCCGATTCAGCGCAATGAAGCCCGCCGGATGGTCCGCAGCATTCGCGGGTACAAACTGTTCCAGGGATTCAGAGGAAAGCCCAAAGCCGATATCGAGTCCATCGAAAAGGCGATGGTCCGATTGTCGGAAATGGTGATAAATCATCCGGAGATCAGCGAGATGGATATCAACCCCCTGCTGGTGCATCCCGAGGGCCAGGGGGCTACCGTGGCCGACTGCC